A region of Paenibacillus sp. 37 DNA encodes the following proteins:
- a CDS encoding GntR family transcriptional regulator has protein sequence MLVLGKDSASKPMYEQIFESLRERIQLHQYQVGERVPSEKELCDEFGVSRITTKKALEMLASEQLIVRQPGRGSFVADTADMTQERPNRPAPRAAIKDPEKKLLIGLVITNFSDMYGTELLYGMEEASREHDCFLVLRRSFGIPEQEEQSIQELLELGVDGLIIFPAQGEYFSDEILKLVVNKFPFVLIDRYLKGIPASSVSTDNVGAAREGMNYLFDLGHRHIAFLTQPPANTTPIEERIEGIIEAHNDQGVLVNRELWLESFLSTLPSVFDPQVEVRDVETLVEHLQKYPQITALFAAEYHIALLAEQAADRLGLRIPEDMSIICFDSPNAAEGSRVTHMRQSQFDMGKQAFEMVLQSMQNNEMAVNRVILPARLVKGKSTSMVKQKG, from the coding sequence GTGCTTGTATTGGGGAAAGACTCGGCATCCAAGCCGATGTATGAACAGATCTTTGAATCCTTGCGCGAACGGATACAGCTTCATCAATATCAAGTGGGTGAACGTGTTCCTTCGGAGAAGGAATTATGTGATGAATTCGGAGTGAGCCGGATTACAACGAAAAAGGCGCTTGAAATGTTGGCGAGTGAACAATTGATTGTTCGTCAGCCGGGACGGGGTTCTTTTGTAGCTGATACAGCAGATATGACACAAGAAAGACCTAACAGACCTGCTCCGCGTGCTGCGATCAAAGATCCAGAGAAGAAGCTGCTCATTGGTCTGGTCATCACTAACTTCAGCGATATGTATGGTACAGAACTGTTATATGGTATGGAGGAAGCTTCGCGAGAGCATGATTGTTTTCTCGTACTTAGACGCTCCTTCGGGATTCCCGAGCAGGAGGAACAGAGCATTCAGGAACTGCTGGAACTGGGTGTGGATGGATTGATTATTTTCCCGGCACAAGGTGAATATTTCAGCGATGAGATTCTTAAATTGGTCGTTAACAAATTCCCGTTTGTCCTGATTGACCGGTACTTGAAAGGCATTCCGGCTTCATCTGTGAGTACGGATAATGTAGGCGCGGCGCGAGAAGGGATGAATTATTTGTTCGATCTCGGTCACCGACACATCGCTTTTCTGACGCAGCCTCCGGCGAACACTACACCGATTGAAGAACGAATTGAAGGAATCATTGAGGCTCATAATGATCAAGGAGTGCTGGTGAACAGGGAACTGTGGTTAGAATCTTTTCTTTCGACACTGCCAAGTGTGTTTGATCCTCAAGTCGAGGTCCGTGATGTGGAGACACTGGTGGAACATTTACAGAAATACCCCCAGATTACTGCACTCTTTGCTGCGGAGTATCATATTGCTTTACTTGCAGAACAGGCAGCGGATCGGCTTGGTCTGAGGATACCTGAAGATATGTCCATCATTTGTTTTGACAGTCCAAACGCTGCCGAAGGAAGCCGTGTAACACATATGAGACAAAGCCAGTTTGATATGGGAAAACAGGCGTTCGAGATGGTGCTTCAGAGTATGCAGAACAACGAGATGGCAGTGAATAGGGTTATTTTGCCTGCCCGTTTGGTGAAGGGTAAGTCAACAAGTATGGTGAAACAAAAGGGTTAA
- a CDS encoding glycoside hydrolase family 125 protein: MLTPRDDQEISPSIYDMIDQVNKRMPDHPELNQMFKNCFTNTMATTIQRKEDGTTFVITGDIPAMWLRDSAAQVRPYLVLASEDEDIADMIAGLVERQLNYILLDPYANAFNEMESGKGHQEDLTQMNDWIWERKYEIDSLAYPIQLSYLLWKNTGRTTQFNNTFRKVAQIIMQLWQVEQHHETKSPYTFQRLDAPETDTLTREGRGTETVYTGMTWSGFRPSDDRCEYGYLIPSNMFAVVALRYLQEIAEAVFEDEMLAATAQQLEEQINKGIQDYGTVEHPEYGTIYAYETDGKGNHNLMDDANVPSLLSLPYLGYVEENDEVYQNTRRFILSTNNPYFYEGTAAAGIGSPHTPEGYIWHIALSMQGLTTEDRNEKLRLLQLIHKTDADTGLTHEGFSANNPHEYTRPWFSWSNMLFSELIMDYCGFRVQK, translated from the coding sequence ATGCTGACACCCAGAGATGATCAAGAAATTTCCCCCTCGATATACGACATGATTGATCAGGTTAACAAACGTATGCCAGACCATCCGGAACTTAATCAAATGTTCAAAAATTGTTTTACCAATACGATGGCGACTACCATTCAGCGCAAAGAAGATGGAACAACTTTTGTGATTACGGGAGATATCCCTGCCATGTGGTTACGTGATTCTGCCGCTCAGGTCAGACCTTATCTGGTTCTCGCTTCAGAGGATGAAGATATCGCCGACATGATCGCTGGGCTGGTTGAACGTCAACTGAATTATATTCTCCTGGACCCTTATGCAAACGCTTTTAATGAGATGGAGAGTGGAAAAGGACATCAGGAAGACCTGACGCAGATGAATGATTGGATCTGGGAACGGAAGTATGAGATCGACTCACTGGCTTATCCGATTCAGCTCAGTTATCTCTTGTGGAAGAACACGGGAAGAACAACTCAATTCAATAATACGTTCCGTAAAGTAGCCCAGATCATCATGCAGTTATGGCAAGTGGAACAGCATCATGAGACGAAATCACCCTACACGTTCCAACGTCTGGATGCTCCCGAAACCGATACGCTCACCCGAGAGGGACGAGGTACTGAAACAGTCTATACCGGCATGACTTGGTCGGGATTCCGTCCTAGCGATGATCGATGTGAATATGGTTATCTGATTCCATCCAATATGTTCGCCGTTGTGGCGCTTCGATATCTGCAGGAAATTGCTGAAGCTGTGTTCGAGGATGAAATGCTGGCAGCGACTGCACAGCAGTTGGAGGAACAAATCAACAAAGGAATTCAGGATTATGGCACCGTTGAACATCCGGAATATGGAACCATATATGCATACGAAACGGATGGGAAAGGCAATCACAATCTGATGGATGATGCCAATGTGCCGAGCCTGCTGTCTTTACCTTATCTCGGATATGTCGAGGAGAACGACGAGGTGTATCAGAATACACGCCGTTTCATTTTATCCACGAACAACCCGTATTTTTATGAGGGAACAGCAGCAGCGGGAATCGGTAGTCCGCATACACCAGAAGGGTACATCTGGCATATCGCTTTATCGATGCAGGGGCTGACTACAGAGGATCGCAATGAAAAACTACGATTGCTTCAGCTTATCCATAAGACGGATGCGGATACCGGACTGACCCATGAAGGTTTTTCGGCCAACAATCCACATGAATATACACGTCCATGGTTTTCATGGTCCAACATGCTCTTTAGTGAACTGATTATGGATTATTGCGGATTCCGCGTACAGAAATAG
- a CDS encoding extracellular solute-binding protein — protein sequence MRKISLKMPVAAVMTSLLILTTACSGGSSSTGTTSDGKKEVTVSFRSSGSEDTLTKFFQSGLVDQFEKENPDIKINIAPVLASEGDYTSKMVLQMKSPDTAPDVIAEDTSIIKSDAAAGYLEPLDTQVQGWPDWKEHIIDNLKAGVTGEDGKVYGVPATSDTRGIWYNKELFQKAGLEVPFKPASWAEVLEAARTIKQKLPGVTPLNMIVGKANGEGVTMQTLEMLLYGTADTLYNDTSKKWVVNSPGLLDSFKFIDQVFNTDKTGPTMQVALNGQAGSIAFQQQFPQDKLAMAVDGSWAGSTWAENGAAPIANVEEKIGFAPFPTQNGEEPGATTMSGGWAWSVPAQAKNKEAAWKFIEFLMNKENATARVVAEGSLSPRNDSTEVEGYTDRPYTKEAQELLNVAHFRPANDQYAAVSAQLQSIVESIASGKLTPEEGVTQLKDNVSRSLGADSIEEK from the coding sequence ATGAGAAAAATATCATTGAAAATGCCGGTAGCAGCAGTTATGACATCCTTGCTCATTCTTACTACAGCCTGTTCGGGCGGAAGCTCAAGCACAGGCACAACCAGTGACGGTAAGAAGGAAGTAACTGTATCGTTCCGTTCTTCAGGATCTGAAGATACACTTACGAAGTTTTTCCAATCAGGTTTGGTGGATCAATTCGAGAAAGAAAACCCGGATATCAAAATCAACATTGCGCCTGTATTGGCAAGTGAGGGTGATTACACGTCCAAAATGGTTTTGCAGATGAAATCGCCTGATACGGCGCCTGATGTTATTGCCGAAGATACATCCATCATCAAATCCGATGCTGCTGCGGGATATCTGGAGCCGCTGGATACACAGGTTCAGGGCTGGCCCGATTGGAAAGAACACATCATCGACAATCTGAAGGCAGGGGTTACGGGTGAAGACGGCAAGGTATATGGCGTTCCGGCTACCTCGGATACACGTGGAATCTGGTACAACAAGGAACTGTTTCAAAAAGCAGGTCTGGAAGTTCCATTTAAACCTGCAAGCTGGGCAGAGGTACTCGAAGCAGCACGTACCATCAAGCAAAAACTGCCGGGTGTGACACCGCTTAATATGATCGTGGGCAAAGCAAACGGTGAAGGTGTCACCATGCAAACGCTGGAAATGCTGCTCTATGGTACGGCGGATACGCTGTATAACGACACCAGCAAGAAATGGGTCGTTAACAGCCCTGGTCTTTTGGATTCATTCAAATTCATAGATCAAGTGTTTAACACGGATAAAACAGGTCCGACCATGCAGGTTGCCCTGAATGGACAAGCTGGCAGTATTGCATTCCAGCAACAGTTCCCGCAAGACAAACTGGCGATGGCTGTAGATGGTAGCTGGGCAGGTTCGACATGGGCCGAGAATGGTGCGGCTCCAATTGCCAACGTCGAAGAGAAAATAGGATTTGCGCCATTCCCGACACAAAATGGGGAAGAACCTGGAGCAACGACGATGTCTGGAGGATGGGCTTGGTCCGTTCCTGCACAAGCGAAGAATAAGGAAGCAGCTTGGAAATTTATCGAGTTCCTGATGAATAAGGAGAATGCGACTGCGCGCGTCGTAGCGGAAGGCAGCCTCAGTCCACGTAATGATTCCACAGAAGTTGAAGGTTATACCGATCGTCCATATACCAAAGAAGCACAGGAACTCTTGAATGTAGCCCATTTCCGTCCAGCGAACGATCAATATGCAGCGGTATCCGCACAATTGCAAAGCATCGTTGAGAGTATTGCCTCTGGCAAGCTGACGCCGGAAGAGGGAGTTACGCAATTGAAGGATAACGTATCCCGTTCCCTTGGCGCGGACAGCATCGAAGAGAAATAA
- a CDS encoding carbohydrate ABC transporter permease: protein MKRKAPGSFLFLMPSVLLLLVFFIVPIILTICFAFTNMALTGAAAKSLEFVGFQNFINMFHDPDFRISVWRTLVFLIFSAVIGQVLLGFILALLMKEKNVTFRRVIGIIVIAGWVTPEIVVAFCMVAFFSDNGSLNQILGWFGANPVSWLFSFPMVSVIIANIWHGTAFSMMVYQSALDDIPKEVEEAAIIDSATGFQIVRHITIPMVKGSIVTNMMLVTLQTLGVFTLIYTMTGGGPGTSTQTLPIFMYNQAFVNYQFGYGTAISLVLLFIGIIASLFYMRSMKVKV from the coding sequence ATGAAAAGGAAAGCACCAGGTTCATTTCTGTTTCTCATGCCTTCCGTACTGTTATTACTTGTGTTTTTCATTGTTCCCATCATTCTGACGATCTGTTTTGCCTTTACGAATATGGCCCTGACCGGGGCGGCAGCCAAGAGTCTGGAGTTCGTCGGATTTCAGAATTTCATTAATATGTTCCATGATCCGGACTTCCGCATTAGTGTCTGGCGTACACTGGTCTTTCTCATCTTCTCCGCAGTCATTGGTCAGGTATTGCTTGGGTTCATCCTGGCTCTTCTAATGAAGGAGAAGAACGTGACGTTCCGCCGCGTCATCGGCATCATCGTCATTGCTGGTTGGGTGACACCCGAGATTGTCGTGGCATTCTGTATGGTGGCTTTTTTCAGTGACAATGGTTCATTGAATCAGATCCTCGGCTGGTTCGGGGCGAATCCAGTCTCCTGGTTATTCAGTTTCCCGATGGTGAGTGTCATTATCGCGAATATCTGGCACGGCACAGCCTTTTCGATGATGGTCTATCAGTCGGCACTGGATGATATCCCGAAGGAAGTTGAAGAAGCTGCGATTATTGACAGTGCCACCGGGTTCCAGATTGTTAGACACATTACGATCCCAATGGTAAAAGGGTCCATCGTGACCAACATGATGTTGGTTACTCTACAGACACTGGGTGTGTTCACGCTGATCTATACGATGACCGGTGGTGGCCCGGGTACTTCAACACAAACCTTGCCGATCTTCATGTACAATCAGGCCTTTGTGAACTATCAGTTTGGATACGGCACAGCCATATCTCTGGTTCTGTTGTTCATCGGTATTATCGCCAGCCTGTTCTACATGCGATCCATGAAAGTGAAAGTGTAA
- a CDS encoding carbohydrate ABC transporter permease, which translates to MVKHGLQRKIQYGILVFLGLCFLLPLLWIILASFDPNAQQGIKMPSTWTIQNFKDVLGDSSNLRSFGVGLILSGGQAILVVLVSVLAAYPLSRYEMRFKKSFLLSILFMTALPITAVMVPVFQMFLFFKMQNSIIATMLFLTASSLPYGIWMMKNFMDSVPIDLEESAWIDGASVWNGLRRIVAPLMLPGIATIAIFTFSGSWGNFFVPYILLQTPEKLPASVTIYQFFGSHGMVEYGRLAAFSLLYTMPSVVLYIFSQRYMSKGFSMGGATKG; encoded by the coding sequence ATGGTCAAACATGGGCTTCAACGCAAAATCCAGTACGGGATTCTAGTTTTTCTGGGACTCTGTTTTTTATTGCCGCTGCTCTGGATCATTCTGGCTTCATTTGACCCGAACGCGCAACAGGGTATTAAAATGCCCAGTACCTGGACCATTCAAAATTTCAAGGATGTACTCGGGGATTCGAGCAATCTTCGTTCATTCGGTGTGGGCCTGATTCTGTCGGGAGGGCAAGCGATATTGGTTGTTCTGGTATCTGTTCTTGCTGCGTATCCATTATCCCGTTATGAAATGAGATTCAAAAAAAGCTTCTTGTTATCTATTCTGTTCATGACAGCACTTCCGATTACTGCCGTGATGGTTCCGGTATTTCAAATGTTTCTGTTCTTCAAAATGCAAAATAGCATCATTGCCACGATGCTGTTCCTGACCGCATCCTCACTTCCTTACGGCATCTGGATGATGAAAAACTTCATGGATTCGGTGCCCATTGATCTGGAAGAATCGGCATGGATTGACGGTGCATCCGTGTGGAACGGATTGAGACGAATTGTAGCGCCATTGATGTTGCCGGGTATTGCAACGATCGCGATATTTACCTTTTCGGGAAGTTGGGGCAACTTCTTCGTGCCATACATCCTGCTCCAGACACCGGAGAAACTTCCGGCATCGGTCACGATTTATCAATTTTTCGGCAGCCACGGTATGGTTGAATACGGCAGATTGGCTGCATTTTCACTACTTTATACGATGCCTTCGGTTGTGCTATACATCTTCTCCCAGCGTTACATGTCCAAAGGTTTCAGCATGGGCGGGGCAACCAAAGGTTAA
- a CDS encoding alpha-mannosidase, whose amino-acid sequence MTTKKTAHLISHTHWDREWYMPYEHHHVLLIELMDKLLDTLDQDPEYRYFHLDGQTIIREDYLQVRPEQQERLDRYIREGRIHFGPWYVLQDEFLTSSEANLRNLLIGHRDARPLGVISKTGYFPDSFGNMGQAPQILQQADIHNAIFGRGVKPTGFNNAVVDADSYESPYSEMIWRSPDGSEVLGILFANWYCNGMEVPVDPEKAQVYWDKNLEDAEKFASTSHLLFMNGCDHQPIQTDLPEALRTAAALYPDVEFIHSNFDDYIEAVTKDVPEHLATIEGELRSQHTDGWGTLVNTASARVYLKQLNQQGQTLLEKVAEPLAAMAHIAGVKDYPHHLLTHAWKMLMQNHPHDSICGCSVDEVHREMVTRFAKSRQLAEKLVSQSAQAIAESIHVQPAEAWGEEAVLFTVFNTSGWNRNGIIEMDLIVDKAFFPEGPDPQALAQKVEKDALPVYQLVDSDGRTYSAEIKDLGAHFGYELPKDRFRQPYMARKVRVTFQAVDVPSLGYKTYALIPVQKQTESAEIAEVSATSELVQVQGMMMENGHLRVTIEENGTATIEDKVSGAVYRGLNSYENTGDIGNEYVYRQPEGETTLTSEHLKADVRIVEQSPYRVVMESVLRWEIPVGADELFEREKRQMVPFTERKAQRVKNTVPLVITTTYTLEAGSNMVKVKSDFNNQAKDHRLRALFPSRLVTDNHYADSIFEIAKRSNTPAKEWVNPSNAQHQQAFVHVTDGDHGLMIANKGLNEYEILQHEEGSTIAVTLLRASSELGDWGVFETPEAQCLGPQSVEYAIIPFAGDAAQSGACASAYVYPIPWTTVQLGALARMFEQEGHAGADGQQVELPLTKQWLAWNSQGSTLAFSTLKIAEETGDLIARWYNLNSEPLELNVQPGFECASVYESDVLERVKDTLQGQSQTISGYKIVTQGYAVR is encoded by the coding sequence ATGACAACCAAAAAGACGGCACATCTCATCTCGCATACCCATTGGGACCGCGAATGGTATATGCCTTATGAACACCATCATGTTCTTCTCATTGAGCTGATGGATAAACTGCTGGATACGCTCGATCAGGACCCGGAATATCGCTATTTCCATCTGGATGGGCAGACGATTATTCGTGAAGATTATTTGCAGGTTCGGCCCGAACAGCAGGAGAGGCTCGACCGTTATATACGTGAAGGACGCATTCATTTTGGTCCATGGTATGTGTTACAGGATGAGTTTCTGACCAGCAGTGAGGCCAACTTGCGTAATCTGCTCATCGGTCATCGTGATGCTCGACCTTTGGGGGTGATATCCAAGACGGGGTACTTCCCAGACTCGTTCGGAAATATGGGACAGGCACCGCAGATTCTGCAACAGGCGGATATTCATAACGCGATCTTTGGGCGTGGGGTAAAGCCTACGGGATTCAATAATGCGGTGGTTGATGCAGACAGTTACGAATCTCCCTATTCCGAGATGATCTGGCGTTCGCCGGATGGTTCGGAAGTACTCGGCATTTTGTTCGCGAATTGGTACTGCAACGGGATGGAAGTTCCGGTTGATCCGGAGAAAGCTCAAGTATACTGGGATAAAAATCTGGAAGATGCCGAGAAATTTGCATCGACTTCACATCTGTTGTTCATGAATGGTTGTGATCATCAGCCGATCCAGACGGATCTGCCAGAGGCTTTACGTACGGCGGCTGCGTTGTATCCTGATGTAGAATTTATCCACTCCAATTTTGACGATTACATTGAGGCGGTTACGAAGGATGTGCCTGAGCATCTGGCGACCATTGAGGGCGAGCTTCGCAGTCAGCACACGGATGGTTGGGGAACACTGGTGAATACGGCATCTGCCAGGGTTTATCTGAAACAGTTGAATCAGCAGGGGCAGACGTTGCTCGAAAAAGTAGCCGAACCACTGGCCGCCATGGCCCATATAGCCGGGGTAAAAGATTATCCGCACCATCTGTTGACGCATGCATGGAAGATGCTGATGCAGAACCACCCGCATGATAGCATCTGCGGATGCAGTGTGGATGAGGTTCACCGTGAGATGGTGACCCGCTTTGCCAAGAGCAGACAGCTTGCAGAGAAATTGGTTTCCCAGAGTGCGCAGGCGATTGCTGAGTCCATTCATGTGCAACCTGCTGAGGCTTGGGGTGAGGAAGCGGTGCTGTTCACTGTGTTTAACACGAGTGGTTGGAATCGAAATGGAATCATTGAAATGGATCTGATTGTGGACAAAGCATTTTTCCCAGAAGGTCCTGATCCCCAGGCACTTGCGCAGAAAGTGGAAAAAGATGCACTGCCAGTGTATCAACTGGTCGATTCGGATGGACGCACGTATTCGGCAGAAATCAAGGATCTGGGTGCGCATTTTGGCTATGAACTTCCGAAGGATCGCTTCCGACAGCCCTATATGGCTCGTAAAGTAAGAGTGACTTTCCAGGCGGTGGATGTACCTTCGCTGGGTTATAAGACGTATGCTCTCATTCCAGTTCAGAAGCAAACAGAGAGTGCTGAGATTGCTGAAGTGTCCGCTACGAGCGAACTCGTTCAGGTTCAGGGAATGATGATGGAAAACGGTCATTTGCGGGTGACGATTGAAGAGAATGGTACGGCTACAATTGAAGATAAGGTCTCCGGTGCTGTATACAGGGGATTGAATTCATATGAGAATACCGGGGATATCGGCAATGAATATGTCTACCGACAACCAGAGGGAGAGACAACGCTGACCTCTGAGCATCTGAAGGCAGACGTGCGGATCGTGGAGCAATCTCCATATCGTGTAGTCATGGAAAGTGTATTACGTTGGGAAATTCCTGTTGGAGCAGATGAACTGTTCGAACGGGAGAAGCGCCAAATGGTTCCTTTTACAGAACGGAAGGCACAACGGGTGAAGAACACGGTTCCGTTGGTGATTACGACAACGTATACACTGGAAGCAGGAAGTAATATGGTCAAGGTAAAGTCTGACTTTAACAATCAGGCCAAGGATCATCGGTTGCGCGCACTCTTTCCATCCCGACTGGTGACAGACAATCATTATGCGGATTCCATCTTTGAAATTGCCAAACGCTCCAATACACCGGCCAAAGAATGGGTGAACCCGAGTAATGCACAGCACCAGCAGGCATTTGTACATGTGACCGATGGTGATCATGGCTTGATGATTGCAAACAAAGGGCTGAATGAATACGAGATTTTACAGCATGAAGAGGGCAGTACGATTGCGGTTACGCTTCTTCGTGCCTCTTCGGAGCTGGGAGATTGGGGTGTGTTTGAAACACCGGAAGCCCAATGTCTGGGACCTCAGAGTGTGGAATATGCGATTATTCCATTTGCAGGTGATGCGGCACAGTCAGGTGCTTGTGCATCCGCATACGTGTATCCGATTCCGTGGACGACTGTACAGCTAGGGGCATTAGCACGCATGTTTGAGCAAGAGGGTCATGCTGGAGCTGATGGGCAACAGGTTGAACTACCTTTGACGAAGCAATGGTTAGCGTGGAATTCGCAAGGTTCGACACTGGCCTTCTCCACATTGAAGATCGCAGAGGAAACCGGAGATTTGATTGCTCGTTGGTATAATCTGAATTCCGAACCGCTTGAATTGAACGTACAGCCTGGATTTGAATGTGCCTCTGTTTACGAGAGTGATGTGCTGGAACGGGTTAAGGACACGTTGCAGGGTCAAAGCCAGACGATATCTGGGTACAAAATAGTTACACAAGGGTATGCTGTACGTTGA
- a CDS encoding Gfo/Idh/MocA family protein, producing MTIRIGKISLWHVHAWDYIKQAQEHEDTVIAAVWDEDAKRGQEAAERLNVPFYASLEDMLAKDDIDAVIVDAPTRFHEEVITAAAKAGKHIFTEKVIAATQAESNRILHEVKANKVKMTVSLPRLNAGYTLTIQEVLNQGLLGKVTYVRARLSHDGAISNWLPEHFYDLKDCQGGALIDLGCHPMYLAKLFLGQEVTAVNANFGYITGNEVEDNAVATLFTDSGAVGVVEAGFVNSHSPFTIEVHGTEGTLLYGTPDDKLLIRTKAAQGQYDDWTELPLADKRESAFNQWVAHIQNDTDATENVQIAMELTRLMEAANLSAKEGRRITLNELKG from the coding sequence TTGACCATTCGAATTGGGAAAATTAGCTTGTGGCATGTTCACGCATGGGATTACATCAAGCAGGCACAGGAACATGAAGATACAGTCATCGCAGCGGTGTGGGATGAAGATGCCAAGCGGGGACAGGAAGCGGCTGAACGTTTAAACGTACCCTTCTATGCTTCACTCGAAGATATGCTGGCCAAGGATGACATCGATGCCGTTATTGTAGATGCGCCAACCCGCTTCCATGAAGAAGTGATCACCGCTGCTGCAAAAGCAGGGAAACACATCTTCACGGAGAAAGTTATTGCAGCGACACAAGCGGAATCCAACAGAATCCTTCATGAGGTAAAGGCAAACAAAGTCAAGATGACAGTCTCCTTACCACGTCTGAATGCAGGGTACACGCTAACGATTCAGGAGGTACTTAACCAGGGATTGCTTGGCAAAGTGACTTATGTTAGAGCGCGTTTATCGCATGATGGAGCGATTTCGAACTGGTTACCTGAACACTTCTATGATCTGAAGGATTGTCAGGGCGGTGCACTGATTGATCTGGGCTGCCATCCAATGTATCTGGCCAAACTGTTTCTGGGTCAGGAAGTAACAGCGGTTAATGCAAACTTCGGATACATTACAGGCAATGAAGTTGAAGATAATGCCGTTGCAACCTTGTTTACGGATTCCGGAGCAGTTGGCGTTGTTGAAGCTGGTTTTGTGAACAGCCATTCTCCATTTACGATTGAGGTTCATGGTACGGAAGGTACGCTTCTGTACGGGACACCTGATGATAAGCTGTTGATTCGTACAAAAGCAGCACAGGGACAATATGATGACTGGACTGAACTTCCTTTGGCAGACAAAAGGGAAAGCGCATTCAATCAATGGGTCGCACATATACAAAATGATACGGATGCAACTGAAAACGTGCAAATCGCTATGGAGCTGACCCGTTTGATGGAAGCAGCGAATCTCTCTGCCAAAGAAGGGCGCAGAATCACTCTGAATGAATTGAAGGGTTAG
- a CDS encoding AraC family transcriptional regulator: MSLYPYEKMLERQDLLERLDILMVWGHYEIRVMRFHLTSFPAGRVVDFHNHAEFEFHFIPRGKGKVILDDQTHALSEGMLYLTGPGVVHYQEADAKEDMDELCLHVDIVHRPREHVDPWEAAESEETIEKLRTLPLTPVNDYHRAMHCFLEAYEACDQKLLGYYTSIKQLVISILLKTVRAYDTGGNRPEAPVRDMSVYRYEYAVQYMEANHPTVVTLEHVAEKLHISSRQLQRIFYQVQPEMPFSRVLEDIRLRAVCRNLEESNVSIEQIALASGFNNANYLHAVFRKRLGMTPSAFRKMKQPILK; this comes from the coding sequence TTGAGCCTGTATCCTTATGAGAAAATGCTTGAACGGCAGGATCTCCTGGAGAGACTGGATATTCTAATGGTTTGGGGACATTATGAGATTCGTGTGATGCGATTTCATCTGACTTCTTTTCCAGCGGGCCGAGTTGTGGATTTCCATAATCATGCGGAGTTTGAGTTTCATTTTATCCCGAGAGGTAAAGGTAAAGTTATTCTGGATGATCAGACACATGCACTCTCGGAAGGTATGCTGTATTTGACTGGTCCGGGTGTCGTACATTATCAGGAGGCTGATGCCAAAGAGGACATGGATGAACTATGTCTTCATGTGGATATCGTTCACAGGCCAAGAGAGCATGTCGATCCCTGGGAAGCAGCTGAATCGGAGGAAACGATTGAAAAGCTGAGAACGCTTCCGCTTACTCCAGTGAATGATTATCATCGGGCGATGCATTGTTTTTTGGAAGCCTATGAGGCATGTGATCAGAAATTGTTAGGTTATTATACGTCGATCAAGCAACTAGTTATCAGCATATTACTCAAAACCGTGCGCGCATACGACACCGGGGGGAATCGACCGGAAGCCCCTGTCCGGGATATGTCGGTATATCGCTATGAGTATGCAGTGCAGTATATGGAAGCGAATCATCCTACAGTGGTCACGCTGGAGCATGTAGCTGAGAAACTTCATATTAGCAGCAGACAATTGCAGCGAATCTTCTACCAAGTACAGCCGGAGATGCCGTTCAGCCGCGTACTGGAGGATATTCGTCTGCGCGCCGTGTGCCGCAATCTGGAGGAAAGTAACGTATCCATTGAACAGATTGCTCTTGCTTCAGGCTTCAATAATGCCAACTATTTGCATGCTGTATTTCGTAAACGTCTGGGGATGACCCCATCGGCTTTTCGTAAAATGAAACAACCAATACTTAAGTGA